The Candidatus Parvarchaeota archaeon genome has a segment encoding these proteins:
- a CDS encoding DUF933 domain-containing protein, translating into MLIGVVGAPNKGKSTFFAACTESDVQIADYPFTTIDPNKGVTYARVACPHTNLGVMCSPRTGKCINGTRMVPVNIIDVAGLVPGAHEGKGMGNKFLDDLRGADALIQVVDATGNTDLEGNRASGCDPAREIEFLEQEISYWIAGIMMRNWAKIKGRGVEELQEALSGLKVQRSDIEAAAASAGLTLAAIEWNEKQALDFASALRKRAKKILIAANKADAPGAPDNIGRLKNEFGERVVACSAIAELALRKAGKTGAVEYSPGQKTFLIKNCDERQKKGLGQIAAVMERQGGTGVQQAIDKAVFELLGLIPVFPVEDEHKYCNNFGAVLPDAILVKKGTSASELAGLIHTDLAKHFICAINARTHMKIGKEHVLEAGDVIKIVSGRG; encoded by the coding sequence ATGCTCATCGGCGTTGTTGGGGCCCCAAACAAGGGAAAAAGCACTTTTTTTGCAGCGTGCACCGAATCAGATGTGCAGATAGCTGACTATCCATTTACAACAATAGATCCAAATAAGGGAGTGACCTATGCACGGGTTGCCTGCCCGCATACAAATCTTGGCGTTATGTGCAGCCCAAGGACGGGAAAATGCATAAACGGCACGCGGATGGTCCCAGTCAACATTATTGACGTGGCGGGCCTTGTGCCTGGAGCGCATGAGGGAAAGGGAATGGGGAACAAGTTCCTGGATGATTTGAGGGGCGCAGATGCGCTGATACAGGTTGTGGATGCAACAGGCAACACCGATTTGGAAGGCAACAGGGCAAGCGGCTGCGACCCGGCAAGGGAAATTGAATTTTTGGAGCAGGAGATATCCTACTGGATTGCAGGCATAATGATGCGTAATTGGGCGAAAATCAAGGGCAGGGGTGTCGAGGAACTGCAGGAAGCCCTTAGCGGCCTTAAGGTGCAGCGAAGCGACATTGAGGCGGCTGCAGCAAGCGCAGGATTGACGCTTGCGGCAATAGAATGGAATGAAAAGCAGGCATTGGATTTTGCAAGCGCGCTTAGAAAGAGGGCCAAAAAAATACTTATAGCAGCAAATAAGGCTGACGCGCCTGGAGCGCCTGACAATATAGGCAGGTTAAAAAATGAGTTTGGCGAAAGGGTGGTTGCGTGCAGCGCAATAGCCGAACTTGCATTAAGAAAGGCAGGCAAGACAGGCGCGGTTGAATACAGCCCTGGCCAGAAAACCTTTCTGATAAAAAACTGTGACGAAAGGCAGAAAAAGGGCCTTGGGCAGATAGCCGCGGTTATGGAAAGGCAGGGAGGAACCGGCGTGCAGCAGGCAATAGACAAGGCGGTTTTCGAGCTGCTTGGCCTCATACCAGTCTTTCCTGTTGAGGACGAGCACAAATACTGCAACAATTTTGGCGCTGTTCTTCCTGATGCGATACTTGTAAAAAAAGGGACAAGTGCCAGTGAGCTTGCAGGGCTGATACATACCGACCTTGCAAAGCATTTCATTTGTGCAATTAATGCAAGGACGCATATGAAAATAGGCAAGGAGCATGTGTTGGAAGCAGGAGACGTCATAAAAATAGTGAGCGGAAGGGGATAG